One genomic window of Actinoalloteichus hoggarensis includes the following:
- a CDS encoding DUF397 domain-containing protein codes for MEVDSEVVMFVPDLSAARWVKSSRSANNGVCVEIAAGTAWRKSDHSADNGACVEIAGSVTWPKSSHSAPTTALASRSPAG; via the coding sequence ATGGAGGTTGACTCGGAGGTCGTCATGTTCGTCCCGGATCTCAGTGCCGCTCGTTGGGTTAAGTCGAGCCGCAGCGCCAATAACGGCGTCTGCGTCGAGATCGCCGCCGGGACAGCCTGGCGAAAGTCCGACCACAGTGCCGACAACGGTGCCTGCGTCGAGATCGCCGGCTCGGTGACCTGGCCGAAGTCCAGCCACAGCGCGCCGACAACGGCACTCGCGTCGAGATCGCCGGCGGGCTGA
- a CDS encoding DUF948 domain-containing protein — translation MSAGQIAALVAAGAFVLLVLLLAVPLLKLGRTLDEATIAIRKAHESSEPLFTEANTTLTHVNAQLERVDGITSNARTVSGNVSALSSLFTATLGGPLVKLAALSYGLSKALRGRRGRRSGRGNVESPRGGRRRGRVRGDRR, via the coding sequence GTGTCGGCAGGCCAGATCGCGGCGCTCGTGGCAGCGGGTGCTTTCGTGCTCCTGGTGCTGCTGTTGGCGGTTCCGTTGCTGAAGCTCGGTCGAACGCTGGACGAGGCCACCATCGCCATTCGCAAGGCGCATGAGAGCTCGGAGCCGCTGTTCACCGAGGCCAACACCACCCTCACCCACGTGAACGCGCAGTTGGAGCGGGTGGACGGCATCACCTCCAACGCCCGCACCGTCAGCGGCAACGTCTCGGCGCTCAGCTCGTTGTTCACCGCGACCCTCGGAGGGCCGCTCGTCAAGCTCGCGGCGCTGTCCTACGGTCTGAGCAAGGCCCTGCGAGGCAGGCGCGGCCGACGTTCCGGCCGCGGTAACGTCGAGTCCCCCCGTGGCGGCCGCCGTCGGGGTCGAGTCAGGGGAGACAGGCGATGA
- the alaS gene encoding alanine--tRNA ligase: MQTHDIRQRFLSHFERAGHTVVPSASLLLDDPNLLFVNAGMVPFKPYFLGEASAPYPRATSIQKCVRTGDIDEVGKTSRHNTFFQMAGNFSFGDYFKETAIKEAWSLLTTSQADGGFGFDPDRLWATVYHDDDETETLWREIAGLPEERIQRRGMADNYWSMTVPGPCGPCSEIYYDRGPEHGREGGPIVDEDRFLEIWNLVFMQNIRGEGPAKEGYPILGELPAKNIDTGLGIERVAYLLQGVDNVYETDLVRPVIAKAEELSGRRYGADETADVRFRVIADHARSGVMLIADGVTPGNEARGYVLRRLLRRIVRSARLLGVKEPVLGEFTSVVRDVMSPAYPELTTDYERIESVMRTEENAFLATLTSGSKIFDLAATATRDSGAVVLPGDKAFQLHDTYGFPIDLTLEMAAEQGLSVDEEGFRSLMAEQRARAKSAAASRRTGHGDKSVYRDLLDQGATEFVGYERLESESVVRGLVAEGARVRSAGEGDIVEVVLDRTPLYAESGGQESDAGSILGDSVRAEVLDVQKVSRKLWVHQVRVLEGELAEGSAVLAKVDPEWRIGARQGHSGTHVVHAALREVLGPSALQSGSYNKPGYLRLDFAWPGGLSAETRSEIEEVSNLAVRRDLGVSVLHTSMAGARELGALALFGETYDETVRVVEIGGAWSRELCGGTHVEHSSQIGPITLLGESSIGSGVRRIEAYVGIEAFRYLATERALVQNIAAMLKVPDQEVPARVESLVERLRLAEKELERVRAAALLSSAGGLADSAADVDGLAVVAAALPAGVSGGDLRTLALDVRGRLGERPGVVALFSADEAAGKVSFLVTLNTAARERGLAAGKLVPSFAPAIAARGGGKPDMAQGGGTNPAGVSEAIAALHRELAAVPASR, translated from the coding sequence GTGCAGACACACGACATCCGCCAGCGCTTCCTGTCCCACTTCGAGCGAGCGGGCCACACCGTGGTCCCGAGTGCGTCGCTGCTGCTGGACGACCCGAACCTCCTCTTCGTCAACGCGGGCATGGTGCCGTTCAAGCCGTACTTCCTCGGTGAGGCCTCCGCCCCCTACCCCCGGGCCACCAGCATTCAGAAGTGCGTCCGCACGGGCGACATCGACGAGGTGGGCAAGACCTCCCGGCACAACACGTTCTTCCAGATGGCGGGCAACTTCTCCTTCGGTGACTACTTCAAGGAGACCGCGATCAAGGAGGCCTGGAGTCTGCTCACCACCAGCCAGGCCGACGGCGGCTTCGGGTTCGACCCCGACCGACTCTGGGCCACGGTCTACCACGACGACGACGAGACCGAGACGCTGTGGCGTGAGATCGCGGGCCTGCCCGAGGAGCGCATCCAGCGCAGGGGGATGGCCGACAACTACTGGTCGATGACCGTGCCGGGCCCGTGCGGTCCCTGCTCGGAGATCTACTACGACCGGGGCCCGGAACACGGGCGCGAGGGCGGCCCGATCGTGGACGAGGACCGCTTCCTGGAGATCTGGAACCTGGTCTTCATGCAGAACATCCGGGGGGAGGGCCCCGCCAAGGAGGGCTACCCGATCCTCGGCGAGCTCCCCGCCAAGAACATCGACACCGGGCTGGGCATCGAGCGGGTCGCCTATCTGCTCCAGGGCGTGGACAACGTCTACGAGACCGACCTGGTCCGGCCGGTGATCGCCAAGGCGGAGGAGCTGTCCGGCAGGCGCTACGGCGCCGACGAGACCGCCGACGTCCGGTTCCGCGTCATCGCCGACCACGCGCGCTCCGGCGTGATGCTGATCGCCGACGGCGTCACGCCCGGCAACGAGGCCCGGGGCTACGTCCTGCGCAGGCTGCTGCGCCGCATCGTCCGCTCCGCGCGGCTGCTGGGCGTCAAGGAGCCGGTGCTCGGCGAGTTCACCTCGGTGGTCCGCGACGTCATGTCGCCCGCCTATCCCGAGCTGACCACCGACTACGAGCGCATCGAGTCGGTGATGCGCACCGAGGAGAACGCCTTCCTCGCCACCCTCACCAGCGGTTCCAAGATCTTCGACCTGGCCGCGACGGCGACCCGGGACAGCGGCGCCGTCGTCCTGCCCGGCGACAAGGCCTTCCAGCTCCACGACACCTACGGCTTCCCCATCGACCTCACCCTGGAGATGGCGGCCGAGCAGGGCCTGTCGGTCGACGAGGAGGGCTTCCGCTCGCTGATGGCCGAGCAGCGCGCCCGCGCGAAGTCGGCCGCCGCCTCCCGCCGCACCGGCCACGGCGACAAGTCGGTCTACCGGGACCTGCTGGACCAGGGGGCCACCGAGTTCGTGGGATACGAACGGCTGGAGAGCGAGTCCGTCGTCCGCGGTCTGGTGGCCGAGGGCGCACGGGTCCGCAGCGCCGGCGAGGGCGACATCGTCGAGGTGGTGCTGGACCGCACCCCGTTGTATGCCGAGTCCGGCGGCCAGGAGAGCGATGCGGGGTCCATCCTGGGCGACTCGGTGCGGGCCGAGGTGCTCGACGTGCAGAAGGTGTCCCGCAAGCTGTGGGTGCATCAGGTGCGCGTGCTGGAGGGCGAGCTGGCCGAGGGCTCGGCCGTGCTCGCCAAGGTCGATCCCGAATGGCGGATCGGCGCGCGACAGGGCCACTCCGGGACCCACGTGGTGCACGCCGCGCTGCGCGAGGTGCTCGGCCCGTCCGCCCTTCAGAGCGGCTCGTACAACAAGCCCGGCTACCTGCGACTCGACTTCGCCTGGCCCGGCGGTCTCTCCGCCGAGACGCGCAGCGAGATCGAGGAGGTCTCCAACCTCGCGGTCCGACGGGACCTCGGAGTGTCGGTGCTGCACACCTCGATGGCGGGCGCCAGGGAGCTGGGCGCGCTCGCCCTCTTCGGCGAGACCTACGACGAGACCGTGCGAGTGGTCGAGATCGGCGGCGCCTGGTCGCGTGAGCTGTGCGGTGGCACGCACGTCGAGCACTCGTCGCAGATCGGCCCCATCACCCTGCTGGGCGAGTCGTCCATCGGCTCCGGCGTCCGGCGCATCGAGGCCTATGTCGGGATCGAGGCCTTCCGCTACCTGGCGACGGAACGCGCGCTGGTGCAGAACATCGCGGCCATGCTGAAGGTTCCCGACCAGGAGGTGCCCGCGCGGGTGGAGAGCCTGGTGGAACGCCTCCGCCTCGCGGAGAAGGAGCTGGAGCGGGTCCGCGCCGCCGCGCTGCTGTCCTCGGCAGGCGGTCTCGCCGACAGCGCCGCCGACGTCGACGGACTTGCCGTGGTCGCCGCCGCCCTGCCCGCGGGCGTCAGCGGTGGTGACCTGCGGACGCTGGCCCTGGACGTGCGCGGCAGGCTCGGCGAGCGGCCCGGCGTGGTCGCACTGTTCTCCGCCGACGAGGCGGCCGGGAAGGTCTCCTTCCTCGTCACGCTCAACACCGCCGCCCGGGAACGAGGTCTCGCCGCAGGGAAGCTCGTGCCCTCGTTCGCACCCGCCATCGCGGCTCGCGGCGGCGGCAAGCCCGACATGGCCCAGGGCGGCGGGACGAATCCCGCCGGCGTGTCCGAGGCCATCGCCGCGCTCCATCGGGAGCTGGCCGCCGTACCGGCGAGCCGGTGA
- a CDS encoding DUF5753 domain-containing protein, with protein sequence MPDWVKTFMGLEGLATSEFVYEPTVIPGLLQTEDHAHALTEAAGFVRADHNERFVSFRLARARRLTDPEPLGLRAVIGEAALRLAVGTPEVRQEQYRHLLKIAELPDVAIQVVCPEAGPHAAATGPFYIFDFGLARSIAYAELLDGAMYIQDFDQVRTYTMAAESAQQVALSPEESVEFIGTMIDGG encoded by the coding sequence GTGCCGGACTGGGTGAAGACCTTCATGGGGCTCGAAGGCCTGGCCACGAGCGAGTTCGTCTACGAACCGACGGTGATCCCCGGCCTGTTGCAGACCGAGGATCACGCCCACGCGCTCACCGAGGCCGCAGGCTTCGTCCGTGCTGATCACAACGAGCGGTTCGTCTCCTTTCGATTGGCACGGGCTCGTCGATTGACCGACCCGGAGCCATTGGGGCTTCGTGCGGTCATCGGTGAAGCGGCTCTGCGGCTTGCCGTCGGCACGCCGGAGGTCCGGCAGGAGCAGTACCGCCATCTGCTGAAGATCGCCGAGCTGCCCGACGTCGCGATCCAGGTCGTGTGCCCCGAGGCCGGTCCGCACGCTGCGGCGACGGGTCCGTTCTACATCTTCGATTTCGGGCTGGCGCGCTCGATCGCCTACGCGGAACTACTGGACGGCGCGATGTACATTCAGGACTTCGACCAGGTCCGGACCTATACCATGGCGGCGGAGAGCGCACAGCAGGTCGCGCTGTCACCGGAAGAGTCCGTCGAGTTCATCGGAACGATGATCGATGGAGGTTGA
- the ruvX gene encoding Holliday junction resolvase RuvX: MGRRIGVDVGSVRVGVAISDPSAILATPLGTLSRDERGDHDVDELAGIVAEQEVVEVVIGLPRTLAARHGIAAQTAEAYAAKVAARVAPVPVRLADERLTTVTAARVLSERGVRGRRQRAVVDQAAAVEILQAWLDARSAAHRAAAADPGGAL; encoded by the coding sequence ATGGGCCGTCGGATCGGCGTGGACGTGGGCTCGGTGCGAGTCGGGGTGGCGATCAGCGATCCCTCCGCGATCCTCGCCACACCCCTCGGTACCTTGTCCCGTGACGAACGCGGTGATCATGACGTCGACGAGCTCGCGGGGATCGTCGCCGAGCAGGAGGTGGTCGAAGTGGTCATAGGACTGCCGAGGACACTGGCCGCCCGGCACGGCATCGCCGCTCAGACCGCCGAGGCCTACGCGGCCAAGGTCGCCGCCCGCGTCGCCCCCGTGCCGGTCCGACTGGCCGACGAGCGCCTCACGACCGTCACCGCCGCCCGAGTACTCTCCGAGCGCGGTGTTCGCGGCAGACGGCAGCGTGCGGTGGTGGACCAGGCGGCAGCCGTCGAGATCCTGCAGGCCTGGCTCGACGCCAGGTCGGCCGCGCACCGCGCAGCAGCGGCGGATCCAGGAGGAGCCCTGTGA
- a CDS encoding pyridoxal phosphate-dependent decarboxylase family protein, which produces MTQTLWSAPPESLGHPPPLAACSPADMLRVINLMTVGFPGADGGDRPGPLPAGPPAEVAEAVAAALGPARLAEDGLGAAGALRLVTGVLVDHGLNLAHPGALAHLQPAPLPVAVAADVFASLGNASLDTYDSGPSAVAVERWLIRLLAGLAGLTSRADGVLTPGGSLSNLMALLLARDAAANRRGIDVRRSGVASLPGPVVFCSELAHFSVHRACAVLGLGEDAVRPVPVDARHRLRPDVLVAMLRELPADQTPIAVVATAGTTDFGSVDPLPELAEITSAHGLWLHVDAAYGFGTLFSDRLSDRLRGIELADSITGDLHKLGWQPASASVLLLADRASFTPLHREVAYLNPADDAAAGFGGLLGQTLQTTRRPDAVKIATTLLALGRGGLGAMVEDCHDLARHAVRRIEDQPRLRLVGGGTLTTAVFRFQTTRSEHADRVNSELRRRLSQTGGSLLGRTTARDEDGTERTCLKLTFLNPRTTPDQVNEVLAEVLAAGAAIEAEMAEAEMTEPGMIEEAR; this is translated from the coding sequence GTGACCCAGACCCTGTGGTCCGCCCCTCCCGAATCGCTCGGCCACCCGCCGCCGCTCGCGGCGTGCTCACCAGCCGACATGCTCCGAGTGATCAACCTGATGACCGTCGGATTCCCCGGCGCGGACGGCGGCGACCGGCCGGGCCCCCTGCCCGCCGGGCCGCCCGCCGAGGTCGCCGAGGCCGTCGCCGCCGCGCTGGGACCCGCTCGGCTCGCCGAAGACGGCTTAGGCGCCGCCGGGGCTCTGCGTCTGGTCACGGGAGTCCTCGTCGATCACGGGCTGAACCTGGCTCATCCCGGCGCGCTGGCCCATCTCCAGCCCGCGCCGCTACCGGTGGCCGTCGCCGCCGACGTGTTCGCGTCCCTGGGCAACGCCTCCCTGGACACCTACGACTCGGGACCGTCCGCCGTCGCGGTGGAACGCTGGCTCATCCGACTGCTGGCAGGGCTGGCGGGGCTCACAAGCCGGGCCGACGGGGTTCTGACACCGGGCGGATCGCTGTCCAACCTGATGGCGCTGCTGCTGGCCCGCGACGCGGCGGCGAACCGTCGGGGGATCGACGTCCGACGCTCCGGGGTCGCGAGCCTGCCCGGGCCGGTGGTGTTCTGCTCGGAGCTGGCGCACTTCTCGGTGCACCGGGCCTGCGCCGTCCTCGGCCTCGGCGAGGACGCGGTCCGACCGGTCCCGGTCGACGCTCGCCATAGGCTGCGCCCCGACGTACTCGTCGCCATGCTGCGGGAGCTGCCCGCGGACCAGACGCCGATCGCGGTGGTGGCCACGGCGGGCACCACCGACTTCGGCAGCGTCGACCCGCTGCCCGAACTCGCCGAGATCACCTCCGCCCACGGGCTGTGGCTGCACGTCGACGCCGCATACGGCTTCGGAACACTGTTCTCCGACCGCCTGTCCGATCGGCTTCGCGGCATCGAGCTGGCCGACTCGATCACCGGTGACCTGCATAAACTCGGCTGGCAACCCGCCTCGGCCAGCGTCCTGCTGCTCGCCGACCGCGCCTCCTTCACGCCGCTGCACCGTGAGGTGGCCTACCTCAACCCCGCCGACGACGCCGCCGCCGGGTTCGGCGGCCTGCTCGGCCAGACGCTCCAGACGACTCGTCGGCCCGACGCCGTCAAGATCGCCACGACGCTGCTCGCCCTCGGCCGTGGCGGTCTGGGCGCGATGGTCGAGGACTGTCACGACCTCGCCCGGCACGCGGTGCGACGGATCGAGGATCAGCCGCGACTGCGGCTCGTCGGCGGCGGCACGCTGACCACCGCGGTGTTCCGCTTCCAGACCACGCGGAGCGAGCACGCCGACCGGGTCAACTCCGAGCTCCGCAGGAGGCTCTCCCAGACCGGCGGGAGCCTGCTCGGCCGGACGACGGCCCGCGACGAGGACGGCACGGAGCGGACCTGTCTCAAACTGACGTTCCTCAACCCGCGGACGACCCCGGATCAGGTGAACGAGGTGCTGGCCGAGGTGCTGGCGGCGGGCGCCGCGATCGAGGCGGAGATGGCCGAGGCCGAGATGACCGAGCCCGGGATGATCGAGGAGGCCCGATGA
- a CDS encoding IucA/IucC family protein — MTPPDPLANGDAAAASAHAHLEALLRCWLRETGLEATAGPLTVSLRRSGLALATEVTHRSPTDWHRFGAVRLIRADGVDVGPVDPVLAVALLADEAARLGWDDESARQAATSVPPAVADEVADLVGRTAESLTRVARYLDVRRRQDAEGEHEEDGFLAAEQALLLGHLRHPAPKSRDGLSAAEDERYAPELRGGFALHWFEADPTVVSHDAAIDGPGMLGRDTPALFAELSGLAADSDRVLLPAHPWQARDLLHRPRIQALLAAGTLRDRGVAGPRWRPTSSLRTVYLPGETVMLKLSLGLRLTNSRREFTRTELLRGLEVQRLLACGLADATFAAHPDFRVLRDPAWAALDEPARAGGPAVSGLEAAVRESPVDITEFRCLAGLVAPRPGLGRSMLGEIVAASDGPNSAAAAEWTADYVDRVLVPMLHLYAATGIGLEGHQQNTLVRLDPDGRVAGGAFRDNQGYYLAASRLPDLLRVSRASASTLAVVDDPVVDERLSYYLLRNQALAVVGALGVDGLADERELLGVLADRLRAALPGLAEAGPDGDRLARRWLDADTLPCKANMLTRLKGIDEVLAPLDNQSVYLRAPNPLAESRLGASR; from the coding sequence ATGACCCCGCCCGATCCCCTGGCGAACGGCGACGCCGCGGCGGCGTCCGCGCACGCCCACCTCGAGGCGCTGCTGCGCTGCTGGCTGCGTGAGACGGGACTGGAGGCGACGGCAGGACCCCTGACCGTGTCGCTGCGTCGGAGCGGACTGGCGCTGGCCACCGAGGTGACGCACCGCTCCCCCACCGACTGGCATCGGTTCGGCGCCGTGCGGCTGATTCGTGCCGACGGCGTCGACGTGGGACCTGTCGACCCCGTGTTGGCGGTGGCCCTGCTCGCCGACGAGGCCGCCCGCCTCGGCTGGGACGACGAGTCGGCGCGGCAGGCGGCGACCTCGGTGCCGCCTGCCGTCGCCGACGAGGTCGCCGACCTCGTCGGGCGGACGGCGGAATCGTTGACGAGGGTGGCGCGCTATCTCGACGTGCGACGGCGGCAGGACGCCGAGGGCGAACACGAGGAGGACGGCTTCCTGGCCGCCGAACAGGCCCTGTTGCTGGGACACCTGCGGCACCCCGCGCCCAAGAGTCGAGACGGGCTCTCGGCCGCCGAGGACGAGCGCTACGCCCCCGAACTGCGGGGCGGCTTCGCGCTGCACTGGTTCGAGGCCGACCCGACGGTCGTCTCCCACGACGCCGCGATCGACGGCCCCGGCATGCTGGGGCGCGACACGCCCGCGCTGTTCGCCGAGCTGTCGGGGCTGGCCGCGGACTCCGACCGAGTACTGCTGCCCGCCCATCCCTGGCAGGCCCGGGACCTCCTGCACCGGCCGAGGATCCAGGCGCTGCTGGCGGCAGGCACGCTGCGGGATCGGGGCGTCGCCGGGCCACGGTGGCGACCGACGTCGAGTCTGCGGACCGTCTATCTCCCCGGCGAGACGGTGATGCTGAAGCTGTCCCTGGGGCTGCGGCTGACGAACTCCCGACGCGAGTTCACCCGTACGGAGCTGTTGCGTGGCCTTGAGGTGCAGCGGCTGCTGGCCTGCGGCCTCGCGGACGCGACCTTCGCGGCGCATCCCGACTTCCGTGTCCTGCGTGATCCCGCCTGGGCCGCGCTCGACGAGCCCGCGAGGGCGGGCGGCCCGGCGGTGTCGGGGCTGGAGGCGGCGGTGCGCGAGTCCCCCGTCGACATCACCGAGTTCCGGTGTCTCGCGGGTCTCGTGGCGCCCCGGCCCGGCCTGGGCAGGTCCATGCTCGGCGAGATCGTCGCCGCCTCGGACGGCCCGAACTCGGCCGCCGCGGCCGAGTGGACGGCCGACTACGTCGACCGGGTCCTCGTGCCGATGCTGCACCTGTACGCGGCCACCGGCATCGGCCTGGAGGGCCACCAGCAGAACACGCTGGTGCGGCTGGACCCGGACGGCAGGGTCGCGGGCGGCGCCTTCCGCGACAACCAGGGCTACTATCTGGCCGCCTCTCGGCTGCCCGACCTGCTCCGTGTCTCCCGGGCGTCGGCGTCCACGCTGGCGGTGGTCGACGACCCCGTCGTGGACGAACGGCTGTCCTACTACCTGCTGCGCAACCAGGCCCTGGCCGTGGTCGGCGCGCTCGGCGTGGACGGGCTGGCCGACGAACGCGAACTGCTGGGCGTGCTGGCCGACCGGCTGCGGGCCGCGCTGCCCGGCCTCGCCGAGGCGGGCCCGGACGGCGACCGGCTGGCGCGTCGATGGCTGGACGCCGACACGCTGCCCTGCAAGGCGAACATGCTGACGAGGCTGAAGGGAATCGACGAGGTGCTTGCCCCGTTGGACAACCAGTCGGTGTACCTCCGGGCGCCCAATCCGCTGGCGGAGTCGCGGCTGGGGGCGAGTCGATGA
- a CDS encoding HPr family phosphocarrier protein, with protein sequence MAERRVTVASVVGLHARPAAQLAKAAAAQPVAVSIRKGEGTPVAAASVLGLMTLGAMHGDEVVLSADGEGAEAVLEELAALVAADSGHE encoded by the coding sequence ATGGCGGAACGACGAGTGACGGTGGCAAGCGTGGTGGGCCTGCACGCCCGTCCCGCGGCCCAGCTGGCCAAGGCCGCCGCCGCCCAGCCGGTGGCGGTGAGCATCAGGAAGGGCGAGGGCACGCCGGTGGCGGCGGCCAGCGTGCTCGGGTTGATGACGCTGGGCGCGATGCACGGCGACGAGGTGGTGCTCTCCGCCGACGGCGAGGGCGCCGAGGCGGTCTTGGAGGAACTCGCCGCGTTAGTGGCGGCGGACTCCGGACACGAGTGA
- the mltG gene encoding endolytic transglycosylase MltG has translation MSDDLGLFDEEAGDSRSRKSRDKGQAGKDDPAARRRKRLITLVGGAVVLAVVAAGAIYGVREIMSIGGYEDYEGEGSGSVVIEVADGASLGQIAQTMTEEGVVASPRAFTTAAEGNPASTGIQPGFYLLRSEMSGAAALNQILDEDARLGQAEVQGGMLLHDTMAGDGSVQSQGIITILSEASCAELDGEQQCVSADELWAAAENTDVGELNIPDWAVAGVTAAPEQRRRLEGLIAPGLYHINPSWSAEELLNSVLSTSSTRLQAAGMPEISDDSGFSPYEFLIVASLIEKEGIQSDFPSIATVLYNRLRTDHELRLDSTVNYFAGTGSIRTDGNVRATENPYNTYLNTGLPPTPVSSPHTPALEAAANPVDETWEYFVKCETDGTSCFNDTLEEHDADVLDAVERGVW, from the coding sequence GTGAGTGACGACCTCGGCCTGTTCGACGAGGAGGCCGGCGACAGCCGGTCCCGCAAGTCCCGGGACAAGGGACAGGCGGGGAAGGACGACCCGGCGGCTCGCCGCCGTAAGCGGCTGATCACGCTGGTCGGCGGCGCCGTGGTGCTGGCGGTCGTCGCGGCGGGCGCGATCTACGGCGTCCGCGAGATCATGAGCATCGGCGGCTACGAGGACTACGAGGGCGAGGGCAGCGGCAGCGTCGTCATCGAGGTCGCCGACGGTGCCAGCCTGGGGCAGATCGCGCAGACGATGACCGAGGAGGGCGTCGTCGCCAGCCCGAGGGCCTTCACGACCGCCGCCGAGGGCAACCCGGCCTCGACGGGCATCCAGCCGGGCTTCTATCTGCTGCGCAGCGAGATGTCCGGCGCCGCGGCCCTGAACCAGATCCTCGACGAGGACGCCCGGCTCGGCCAGGCCGAGGTGCAGGGCGGCATGCTGCTGCACGACACGATGGCGGGCGACGGGAGCGTGCAGTCGCAGGGCATCATCACGATCCTGTCCGAGGCGAGTTGCGCGGAGCTCGACGGCGAGCAGCAGTGCGTCTCGGCCGACGAGTTGTGGGCCGCCGCCGAGAACACCGATGTCGGCGAACTGAACATCCCGGACTGGGCGGTCGCGGGTGTGACGGCGGCCCCGGAGCAGCGCAGGCGGCTCGAAGGTCTGATCGCCCCCGGCCTCTACCACATCAACCCGAGCTGGAGCGCCGAGGAGCTGCTGAACAGCGTCTTGAGCACCTCGTCCACCCGTCTCCAGGCCGCCGGGATGCCGGAGATCTCCGACGACTCCGGCTTCAGCCCGTACGAGTTCCTCATCGTGGCCTCGCTGATCGAGAAGGAGGGCATCCAGTCCGACTTCCCGTCGATCGCCACGGTGCTCTACAACCGGTTGCGGACCGACCATGAGCTGCGCCTGGACTCGACGGTCAACTACTTCGCCGGAACAGGCAGCATTCGCACCGACGGGAACGTCCGAGCCACGGAGAACCCGTACAACACCTACCTCAACACCGGGCTGCCGCCGACGCCCGTCTCGTCGCCGCACACCCCGGCCCTGGAGGCGGCGGCGAACCCCGTCGACGAGACGTGGGAGTACTTCGTCAAGTGTGAGACCGACGGGACGTCGTGCTTCAACGACACCCTTGAGGAACACGACGCGGACGTCCTCGACGCGGTCGAGCGGGGTGTCTGGTGA
- a CDS encoding shikimate dehydrogenase gives MTDDLVRRAAVLGSPVAHSLSPVLHGAAYAALGLTDWRYDRVECDAEALPALVAGLGEEWAGLSVTMPGKRAALATAVEATDRATAVGAANTLVPLAGGGWRADCTDVEGITGALRVAAAYRPAAGDTALVLGAGGTASAAVVALADLGVTSVRLAVRAVARAGETLAAAERAGVSVKTVSLAESEVAAAVRESAVLVSTVPAGAADALAEVLAATPHVLDAVYHPWPTPLAEAVAATGGRLATGLDMLLHQAFGQVEQFTGLPAPRVAMRDALRAATGGEVPLLLD, from the coding sequence GTGACCGATGACCTCGTCCGCCGCGCCGCCGTCCTCGGCTCCCCGGTGGCGCACTCGCTCTCCCCGGTCCTGCACGGCGCCGCCTACGCGGCTCTGGGCCTGACCGACTGGCGTTACGACCGCGTCGAGTGTGACGCCGAGGCGCTCCCGGCGCTGGTGGCCGGACTGGGCGAGGAGTGGGCCGGGCTGTCGGTGACCATGCCGGGCAAGCGGGCGGCCCTGGCCACGGCCGTCGAGGCCACCGACCGGGCCACGGCGGTCGGCGCGGCGAACACCCTCGTGCCGCTGGCGGGCGGCGGCTGGCGGGCCGACTGCACCGACGTCGAGGGCATCACCGGCGCCCTGCGCGTCGCGGCCGCCTACCGGCCCGCGGCGGGGGACACCGCTCTGGTGCTGGGCGCGGGCGGCACCGCCTCGGCGGCCGTGGTCGCCCTCGCCGATCTCGGCGTCACCTCGGTGCGACTGGCCGTGCGGGCGGTGGCGCGGGCGGGGGAGACCCTGGCCGCCGCCGAGCGGGCCGGTGTCTCGGTGAAGACGGTGAGCCTGGCGGAGTCCGAGGTGGCCGCCGCGGTGAGGGAGTCCGCCGTGCTCGTCTCGACGGTGCCCGCCGGCGCGGCGGATGCGCTGGCCGAGGTTCTCGCGGCGACGCCGCACGTGCTGGACGCCGTGTACCACCCCTGGCCGACCCCGCTGGCCGAGGCGGTCGCCGCGACGGGCGGCAGGCTCGCCACCGGCCTGGACATGCTGCTGCACCAGGCCTTCGGCCAGGTCGAGCAGTTCACCGGGCTGCCCGCGCCGCGCGTGGCGATGCGTGATGCGCTGCGGGCGGCCACCGGCGGCGAGGTCCCGCTGCTGCTGGACTGA